A stretch of the Proteus sp. ZN5 genome encodes the following:
- a CDS encoding glycerophosphodiester phosphodiesterase family protein — translation MIKLFIAISLFFYSVILMASPKIIAHRGGTADAPENTEIAIKTALSNQADAIWITIQLSKDNIPVLYRPSDLKSLTNGQGSVSEFTAQQLKQWDAGYKFGEAQQFPYRNKGVTIPTLDEILTQFPTTQFYLDLKSPDADPAIQGEALITVLRNHNALERTRVYSTNTSFLDALPTNVQRFESRDITRDILANITMSHVCLLPENLDITRWYGLELHRKVEVVEKYTLGEARSASVLSWDKDAMSCFRAGGNAHIVLFGINTEKDYIQATELGADEVMVDSPANMKAFRKE, via the coding sequence ATGATCAAATTATTCATCGCTATTTCTCTCTTTTTTTATTCTGTAATTCTTATGGCATCTCCTAAAATTATCGCTCATCGTGGTGGCACAGCTGATGCCCCTGAAAATACTGAAATTGCTATAAAAACAGCGCTCTCTAATCAAGCTGACGCAATTTGGATCACTATTCAATTATCAAAAGATAATATTCCTGTTCTTTATCGCCCTAGCGATTTAAAAAGCTTAACGAATGGGCAAGGCAGTGTTTCTGAATTTACTGCACAGCAACTGAAGCAATGGGATGCCGGCTATAAATTTGGTGAAGCTCAGCAATTTCCTTATCGAAATAAAGGTGTCACCATTCCGACATTGGATGAGATCTTAACTCAATTCCCCACAACACAGTTTTATCTGGATTTAAAATCACCAGATGCTGATCCAGCAATCCAAGGGGAAGCATTAATAACCGTACTTCGTAATCATAACGCACTGGAGAGAACTCGCGTCTATTCTACAAACACCTCATTTCTTGATGCCTTACCGACAAATGTACAACGTTTTGAAAGCCGTGATATCACTCGTGATATTTTAGCCAATATCACAATGAGCCATGTTTGCCTGTTACCTGAAAATTTAGATATTACTCGTTGGTATGGGTTAGAGCTTCACCGAAAAGTCGAAGTTGTTGAGAAGTACACATTAGGTGAAGCGCGTTCCGCTTCAGTTCTGAGTTGGGATAAAGATGCAATGTCTTGTTTTCGTGCTGGTGGCAATGCTCATATTGTTCTTTTTGGGATCAACACAGAGAAAGACTATATTCAGGCTACTGAATTAGGTGCTGATGAGGTTATGGTCGATTCACCCGCAAATATGAAAGCATTTAGAAAAGAGTAA
- the nqrF gene encoding NADH:ubiquinone reductase (Na(+)-transporting) subunit F: protein MDIIILGVVMFTLIVLVLTALILFAKSKLVNTGDISVEVNGDPEKSFDAPAGDKLLNVLSNEGIFISSACGGGGSCGQCRVKVLEGGGDILPTELSHINKREAKEGCRLACQVNVKNNLKLELPEEIFGVKKWECEVISNDNKATFIKELVLKIPEGEVVPFRAGGFIQIECPPHTVRYEDFDVPEEYREDWDKFNLFRYVSDVKETTVRAYSMANYPEEHGIIMLNVRIATPPPRNPDVPPGIMSSYIWSLKPGDKVTISGPFGEFFAKETDAEMIFIGGGAGMAPMRSHIFDQLKRLHSKRKISFWYGARSVREMFYTEDFDMLAKENENFTWNVALSDALPEDNWTGYTGFIHNVLFENYLKNHPAPEDCEFYMCGPPVMNAAVIKMLKDLGVEDENIMLDDFGG, encoded by the coding sequence ATGGATATAATTATTCTAGGTGTCGTGATGTTTACCCTGATTGTATTGGTATTAACAGCGTTGATTTTGTTCGCAAAATCAAAACTGGTCAATACAGGGGATATTTCAGTTGAGGTCAATGGAGACCCAGAAAAAAGTTTTGATGCACCAGCAGGTGATAAATTACTTAATGTATTATCAAATGAAGGTATTTTTATTTCATCAGCTTGCGGTGGCGGTGGCTCTTGTGGTCAGTGTCGCGTTAAAGTGCTGGAAGGTGGCGGTGATATTTTACCGACAGAACTTTCACATATTAACAAACGTGAAGCTAAAGAAGGTTGTCGTTTAGCCTGTCAGGTAAACGTAAAAAATAACCTGAAATTAGAATTACCAGAAGAAATCTTTGGTGTTAAAAAGTGGGAATGTGAGGTTATCTCAAATGATAATAAAGCCACTTTCATTAAAGAATTAGTATTAAAAATCCCTGAAGGTGAGGTTGTACCTTTCCGTGCTGGTGGATTTATTCAAATCGAATGCCCTCCTCATACGGTTCGTTACGAAGATTTTGATGTACCTGAAGAGTATCGCGAAGATTGGGATAAGTTTAATTTGTTCCGTTATGTTTCTGATGTTAAAGAAACTACGGTGCGTGCTTATTCAATGGCGAACTATCCTGAAGAGCATGGCATCATCATGTTAAACGTGCGTATTGCGACACCTCCGCCACGTAATCCTGATGTGCCACCAGGAATTATGTCATCGTATATTTGGTCATTAAAACCGGGCGATAAAGTGACAATTTCAGGGCCATTTGGTGAGTTCTTTGCGAAAGAAACAGATGCTGAGATGATCTTTATTGGTGGTGGTGCGGGTATGGCGCCAATGCGTTCACATATCTTTGACCAATTAAAACGCTTACATTCTAAACGTAAAATCAGCTTTTGGTATGGTGCACGTTCTGTTCGTGAAATGTTCTACACTGAAGATTTCGATATGCTTGCAAAAGAAAACGAAAACTTCACATGGAATGTCGCACTTTCAGATGCATTGCCTGAAGATAATTGGACTGGCTATACTGGATTTATTCACAACGTGTTGTTTGAGAATTACCTCAAAAATCATCCTGCACCAGAAGATTGTGAATTCTATATGTGTGGACCGCCAGTGATGAATGCTGCAGTTATTAAAATGCTCAAAGATTTAGGCGTTGAAGATGAAAACATTATGCTGGATGACTTTGGAGGTTGA
- a CDS encoding NADH:ubiquinone reductase (Na(+)-transporting) subunit D, which translates to MADTKEIKRVLLGPLLDNNPIALQVLGVCSALAVTTKLETALVMTIAVTLVTAFSSFFISLIRNYIPSSVRIIVQMAIIASLVIVVDQILQAYAYEISKQLSVFVGLIITNCIVMGRAEAYAMKAPPVESFMDGIGNGLGYGVILILVGFLRELFGSGKLFGITVMESVQNGGWYQPNGLFLLAPSAFFIIGLLIWGLRTLKPAQVEED; encoded by the coding sequence ATGGCTGATACAAAAGAAATTAAACGAGTTTTACTTGGACCATTGTTAGATAACAACCCGATTGCCTTACAGGTATTAGGTGTGTGCTCTGCATTGGCGGTAACAACAAAACTTGAAACCGCATTAGTGATGACAATAGCGGTAACTTTGGTTACTGCATTCTCAAGCTTCTTTATTTCACTAATTCGTAATTACATACCAAGTAGTGTTCGTATTATTGTTCAAATGGCGATTATTGCTTCATTAGTTATCGTTGTTGACCAAATACTACAAGCTTATGCGTATGAAATCTCTAAGCAACTTTCTGTTTTCGTAGGCCTTATCATTACTAACTGTATTGTAATGGGTCGTGCTGAAGCTTATGCGATGAAAGCACCTCCTGTTGAAAGTTTTATGGATGGTATTGGTAACGGCTTAGGATACGGCGTTATCTTGATCCTTGTTGGTTTTTTACGTGAGCTTTTTGGTTCTGGTAAATTATTCGGCATTACAGTAATGGAATCTGTCCAAAATGGTGGCTGGTATCAGCCAAACGGTTTATTCCTGTTAGCACCAAGTGCGTTCTTTATTATTGGCTTGCTAATTTGGGGATTACGTACATTAAAACCTGCACAGGTTGAAGAGGACTAA
- the nqrE gene encoding NADH:ubiquinone reductase (Na(+)-transporting) subunit E → MEHYISLFVRAVFIENMALAFFLGMCTFLAVSKNVKTAFGLGIAVTVVLGLSVPLNNLVYNYVLRDNALMEGVDLSFLNFITFIGVIAALVQILEMILDRYFPALYNALGIFLPLITVNCAIFGGVSFMAQRDYNFSESIVYGFGSGIGWMLAIVLLASIREKMKYADVPAGMKGLGVTFVTTGLMALGFMSFSGVQL, encoded by the coding sequence ATGGAACATTATATAAGCCTGTTTGTTCGTGCTGTTTTTATTGAAAATATGGCGCTCGCATTCTTCTTGGGGATGTGTACATTCCTCGCCGTTTCTAAAAACGTAAAAACAGCTTTTGGATTAGGTATCGCTGTTACCGTTGTTCTGGGTCTTTCTGTACCGTTGAATAACTTAGTTTATAACTATGTGTTACGTGATAATGCATTGATGGAAGGTGTCGATTTAAGTTTCTTAAACTTTATCACTTTCATCGGTGTGATTGCGGCACTGGTACAAATCCTAGAGATGATTTTAGACCGTTATTTCCCTGCGCTGTATAACGCACTAGGGATCTTCTTGCCACTTATTACCGTTAACTGCGCCATTTTCGGTGGTGTGTCATTTATGGCACAACGTGACTATAACTTTAGTGAATCTATTGTTTATGGTTTCGGCTCTGGGATTGGTTGGATGTTAGCCATCGTATTACTGGCTTCTATCCGTGAGAAAATGAAGTACGCGGATGTACCGGCAGGTATGAAAGGGTTAGGCGTTACTTTTGTCACCACAGGGTTGATGGCATTAGGTTTCATGTCCTTCTCTGGTGTTCAGCTATAA
- the dinB gene encoding DNA polymerase IV, whose amino-acid sequence MRKIIHVDMDCFYAAIEMRDNPALKEIPIAVGGNASSRGVICTANYPARRFGVRSAMSTATALKLCPHLKVLPGRMALYKETSAKIRQIFSRYTHLIEPLSLDEAYLDVSDSKHCHGSATLMAKEIRQQIFDELNITASAGIAPIKFLAKIASDMNKPNGQFVITPEQVDDFILKLPLNKIPGVGKVTFARLQEMRLETCADIRRTDVFSLVKVFGKFGQNLWERSHGIDEREINPDRLRKSVGVERTFSSDINSWDDCLVLLDGLYSELERRLTKVKPDLRIARQGVKLKFDDFQLTTQEHTHPILEKADLINIAYQAWHERRNGRGVRLIGFHVTLQDPQIERQLLLAL is encoded by the coding sequence ATGCGTAAAATTATTCATGTTGATATGGATTGTTTTTATGCTGCGATTGAAATGCGAGATAATCCAGCACTAAAAGAGATCCCAATTGCAGTTGGAGGCAATGCTTCTAGTCGAGGAGTGATCTGTACGGCGAATTATCCTGCCCGTCGTTTTGGTGTCCGTAGTGCGATGTCAACGGCAACCGCATTGAAGTTATGTCCTCACTTAAAAGTATTGCCCGGCAGAATGGCTCTTTATAAAGAGACATCAGCCAAAATACGCCAAATTTTTTCTCGCTATACTCACCTTATTGAACCTCTTTCACTTGATGAAGCTTATCTTGATGTATCTGACAGTAAGCATTGTCATGGTTCAGCAACGTTGATGGCTAAAGAAATTCGTCAACAAATTTTTGATGAGTTAAATATCACGGCATCCGCAGGTATTGCTCCGATTAAATTTCTTGCAAAAATTGCCTCTGATATGAATAAACCAAATGGACAATTTGTTATTACACCAGAGCAAGTCGATGATTTTATTTTAAAATTACCACTTAATAAAATACCCGGTGTAGGTAAGGTGACATTTGCGCGCTTGCAAGAAATGAGGTTAGAAACTTGCGCTGATATTCGCCGTACTGATGTCTTTTCTTTAGTAAAAGTGTTTGGAAAATTTGGTCAAAATTTATGGGAACGTAGTCATGGCATCGATGAGCGTGAAATTAACCCAGATAGACTTAGAAAATCAGTTGGAGTTGAACGTACTTTTTCCTCAGATATTAATTCTTGGGATGATTGCTTGGTATTACTTGATGGATTATATAGCGAATTAGAAAGACGATTAACAAAAGTTAAACCAGACCTAAGGATAGCAAGGCAAGGTGTTAAATTAAAATTTGATGATTTTCAATTAACGACACAAGAGCATACTCATCCTATTTTAGAGAAAGCCGATTTAATCAATATTGCCTACCAAGCATGGCATGAGCGTCGAAATGGCAGAGGTGTGCGTTTGATCGGATTTCATGTCACCTTGCAAGATCCACAAATAGAACGACAACTTCTTTTAGCACTATAA
- a CDS encoding FAD:protein FMN transferase — MLKRKMINWIVMLSALVLLSACGEKQQVLEGETMGTYYSIKYVPDSNSPPQNVLQTEIDRILEEVNDQMSTYRPQSELSRFNQSREINTPFPVSPATAKVVNEAIRINKMTDGALDVTVGPLVNLWGFGPEGRFTHQPSEDELEKRKQWIGIDYLAVEGNTLIKKIPELYVDLSSIAKGYGVDAVAEYLISQNITNYMVDIGGEVRTQGVNGNDKLWRIAIEKPANDGTKQSVQLIIEPGDNSIATSGDYRNYFEENGVRFSHTIDPTTGHPIKHNLVSITVIVPTCMSADGLSTGLNVLGPEKGLAVANELNIPVFMIVKTENGFEERYSKAFAPFLKK; from the coding sequence ATGTTAAAAAGAAAGATGATAAATTGGATAGTGATGCTGTCTGCATTAGTCCTATTATCTGCATGCGGTGAAAAACAGCAGGTATTAGAAGGCGAAACCATGGGAACTTATTACTCGATTAAATATGTTCCTGATAGTAATTCACCTCCACAAAACGTCTTACAAACAGAGATTGATCGTATTCTTGAAGAAGTTAACGATCAAATGTCAACATATCGTCCCCAGTCTGAACTCAGTCGTTTCAATCAAAGCCGTGAAATTAATACCCCATTTCCTGTTTCACCTGCGACAGCTAAAGTAGTTAATGAAGCTATTCGCATTAATAAAATGACTGATGGTGCTTTAGATGTGACTGTGGGGCCGTTAGTTAATTTATGGGGATTTGGCCCAGAAGGCCGATTTACGCATCAACCTTCTGAAGATGAATTAGAAAAACGTAAACAGTGGATTGGTATTGATTACCTTGCTGTTGAAGGTAATACATTAATTAAGAAGATCCCTGAACTTTATGTCGATCTTTCTTCAATTGCCAAAGGCTATGGTGTTGATGCTGTAGCTGAATATTTAATTTCACAGAATATCACTAACTATATGGTTGATATTGGTGGTGAAGTAAGAACCCAAGGCGTGAATGGGAATGATAAGCTTTGGCGTATAGCGATTGAAAAACCGGCAAATGATGGCACAAAACAGAGTGTTCAGTTAATTATTGAACCGGGTGATAATTCAATTGCCACGTCAGGTGATTATCGTAACTATTTTGAAGAAAATGGCGTCCGTTTTTCACATACTATTGACCCAACCACTGGTCACCCTATTAAACATAACCTTGTTTCTATCACTGTGATTGTGCCAACTTGCATGAGTGCTGATGGTCTTTCAACAGGATTGAATGTTTTAGGGCCTGAAAAAGGGTTAGCAGTAGCAAACGAGCTAAATATTCCTGTCTTTATGATAGTGAAAACTGAAAATGGGTTTGAAGAGCGTTATAGTAAAGCGTTCGCCCCATTCTTGAAAAAATAG
- the nqrM gene encoding (Na+)-NQR maturation NqrM yields MLKIFLFAFILFLIAFFGMALGYIVKRKSLQGSCGGLGAMGIEKECDCPEPCDARKKRMAKESAREELLKKNRIL; encoded by the coding sequence ATGTTAAAAATATTTCTTTTTGCCTTCATCTTATTCTTAATTGCCTTCTTTGGAATGGCGTTAGGATATATTGTAAAGCGTAAGAGCCTTCAAGGTAGTTGTGGTGGTTTAGGGGCTATGGGGATAGAAAAAGAGTGCGATTGCCCTGAGCCATGTGATGCACGTAAAAAACGTATGGCAAAAGAGTCCGCACGAGAAGAGCTACTAAAAAAGAATCGAATTCTTTAA
- a CDS encoding CsbD family protein codes for MLNNKISGDWNLFKGKVKEKWGKITHDELDVIEGTREQLIGKLQEHYDYSYEEAKKEVLEWEGQNPYPWK; via the coding sequence ATGTTAAACAATAAAATTTCGGGTGATTGGAATTTATTCAAAGGAAAAGTAAAAGAAAAATGGGGAAAAATCACCCATGATGAACTTGATGTTATCGAAGGCACTCGAGAGCAATTGATTGGTAAACTTCAAGAGCATTATGACTATTCCTACGAAGAAGCCAAAAAAGAAGTTTTAGAGTGGGAGGGACAAAACCCTTATCCATGGAAGTGA